TACCCTAAtgggtaagagcatctccagccgttggccccccagaggtgcctaaaatcgccgcctggaggtgagccggcgcaaaaaatcggCCGGGGACGAGTTGGTCCCCAGCTGCCCGCCCCAGGGTCGTCCCAGGCGCGTTCAAAAAAGGCAAAAATATAGCAAATTTTGGCAAAGTTCGGCATATATTACATAATAGTCGCGGATTTTTATTACATAATAGTTCTAATTAAAAAAGAAACTGGCCGAACACGGaatagtcgccgtcgtcgccgccatcctcaccgccgccgtcgtcgtcgggcttctcctccttgacgcggccgtccctagtggacccctgaccggcgtcgccaacgcggactggtggcggcggcgcgtcgtcgtcgtcgctgtcctcgatgacgacgactcctccttcgtcgcggccccggcATCGCTGCGCGAATCgccgcagggcggcgcactggcgctccctcgccatcttcagggagtccgcgcgcgcccattctagggccgcgtcgtcgtcgccgccgtgctccgtcttcaccgcggggaggcccggctccgtcttgggcttgacgaagcgcggaggagccgacaaggaggcgcgccggccgccctcgttgatgacgatgccggcactgcgagtgcgccggccgagcggcgtcgccccgtgacgcgccgcccgtgaggaataaatggtaaggctgaccggcggcagccttgccattgattccccgcgggaaaccgaggcgttgggggaagacgacgcgcagtgtcgctgacgcggcgggcctgcggctctttcgcgccaaaaccgctcgccccggcgccccccagcgcgccgggttcggcctgggtccgccggcgctaatttcggcccaggccggcgaaaaccGGGCTCCTGGGGgcacgactgggccgatttttctgcgccggcgcgaaaaaatagcctggggaggcctttctgggggcgcggctggagatgctctaatggctTACCAATGACTTTCTTCAAAGCGTTCGAAGATGATATTCAGCACTGACCGTGGCTGAAATATCATCTCTGGCCCCGCAGGTCATCTTCAGATGTCATGGTACCATTTAGTAGTACAAACTTATTTGCGATAGTGAGCTAGTAATTTCCTATCAGAAAAATCAAATGCCAACAAAATGAAGACTAAACAACCAATTCAATTGGAAAGCGCAACCCACACAGATCAATTTAAATGTGCCTTATTGGTTGATGACAACTTCTAAAAGTAAGCATCAATGAGAACTGGGAAGTACACATTTCTGACCAATTTTTTTTTACTGAAATCACTTAGCAGATCATGAAAGTTTAGGACAGACAAGCCTACCACGGAACAATAGAGCGTCACAACACCGATGCTTGTTTAGATGCAAGCGCATTTCCCAGTACAGAATCCTGAGAGATCCAAGGTAGACAGCCACATAACAAGACAAACCCCAGGTGCCTACAAAACTCTGTCCTCTGCATGCCTGCTCTCCATCATTTCAAAGTTTCAAATCAAAACAAACGCACTACCACAAAATCTCAAGTCTCAGCTCGAATGAAACATGATATGAATTAATGATGAAGCCCAGGCAGCAGAAATCAGTAAATAAATCCTCCAAAAACCGTACCAATTCATCCGGGAAAAACTTTATGGTTCCAGTGACTTGCCTGGGTAACGTGATTTAGGGCGGCTAGAAATTGTTCTCAAGACAGAGTAGGCAAAACATGATGGCTTGTACTACTTGCGAAAAGGAATACAAGTGCTGCACCTATGTTGTTGACCACTACTATGACAGACGGCAGGAAATGGTCTTATTATAACTAGCCTATCAGTGACGCTTGCACAGTGGATAATGCAAACCTCCCCTATTTCAACGTAGACAGGATCTCCTCGGAAGGAATCTCAAGCGTAGCTCCGGCATGTGCCTTCTCAGGCTTCACAACTGCAACACCAAGTAAATGAATTGTCAGAACTAACCAACACAGCAGCTCGTAGTAGTAAACAAAAGATATGCAACCTTTGGTAATGCCTTATTATCTATATACCACATACAACAACGGATCAACATTTTAAGGGTTTACATAGCAGTATAATTATACTATAGTTTACTTCATCAAAGAGCGAAATCTGAAATCAATTGGTACAAGACTGTTGCCTGGACCCTGGAGCTGTCAGTACTATGGTTCTCCACATAAGGAAGTCACAAGCAAAGCACAAGTGAAGCCAATACTAGTCTGGAAAAAACAGTTTTCCATCATTAGCACCCTGCACAGCCATGGTTGTTGGCATGAGGTGTAACCTGGACCACTGCGACCAGATACAACAAGCAGTACTGATGTATTGCTACAGCCAAAACAAGGCCAGGGAATACTATGACAGTGTGATCCAGAGTATTGGTGATAACCATGGAACACGATCCCAATAATTAGAAAACTGCATTTATTGCAGACTCCTTGAACAAGAGGTGTCTGGTTTTGTAAAACAGGCTAATGCTACCCCAAAACCTTAACCTGCCTTTACCTTGAGCCTGTTCCTGCTCTTTTGGGTCAGCGATAAAAGGTCAATGTCAAAAAAATAGACAGATGTGTTTCCTCGTTTCAATCTTAATATAATATGGCCTTCAGTTTCAAATTCAATATTTCAATGCCAGTAAAATGATACACTGCAAAGAATATACATGCTACAAATCAGCTTTCAACTCGATATGTATCGGCAACATAAAAAAATTGGTGGCTCATTTGGCCATTAATTACTCTCTGCAATCTGTATAAACCATAACTACATTTTTGCCCTTTAGAGAAACCTTAATACAATAATTGTCTAAAGCTCAAGCACATAGTAAAATCACTGTGGAGTGAAAGAGGGGAGAACAGTACTAGATCAATTTTACAGGGGCAACTTTCATATGTTCCTGCCATTTAATTGTGAGATTGCTGCGAAGATGAAAAATATGCGACTGGATTATATGCTTGTGTGCGTGAGTGCTTCCATTATCTGAGATCTGTGCACTCTCTCACCACGCATTTACTGACATGGGGTAGAGAATATGCACAAATCTCAAGGCAGGAGGTACATTTTATGGGTGAGATAGTGGAAGCACTCTCGGACACATACAAGTATAGATGTTTTTTCCTAAGGGAGACTTCACTATTAATACTGTTACATTAAGCAATGTGTTATAAAAAAAATACATGACAACTGATAAATTAGGTTATATTATTAAAAAAAATGAGTAACAAACAGAACATATGTAAATGTTAAGAGTAGAATATTCAACGAGTCGCTTGTAGCTTTTCGCAGTCAATATATTTGTGCACTTTTCATTCATCAACAACTTCGTGAATACAGCAACATGGTGAAAGTCTCCTCACTTTGGGCCATTAGTTGGGAGTTTAAGGTAGGTTAAAGTGCATGATCACTAATAACCTACAAACAGGAATTTGCTAAAGAGCACTTCTCATACTCTTGACTCAATAAACACAATTTAACCATGGCATgtggttaaaagatggcatgccacTGAATTAGTTAAAGTTTTAAACAAATGAAACCGTTCCAAGAAGAGATTCGAAATTTTTTCTGTACTAGTGTCCTGTAAAATGCATTGCAATTCCCATGCATGATCAAAACAGGAACCAAATCATTGGAACAGATCAACGGGAAGTGTGCACTCTTCCACCAAAATCAGCTGTTATAGGGCACTAGTTCTTGCACCACCTTGGGTCCTAATGCTGTACAACAATAATCTTTGCAACCACTAAGCTCAAGCCTCCATTATCACTGACTTTGGCTATGGTGCTTCTGGGCTACTTGAACTGCCATCAATGGAGGAAGGATGCAGAGGAGCCAGGTTATCAGAGCAAAGCACCTTCCAAAGGATTGGAATCCATTTTCATGGCATGGTAAGACAAGTTAATCCATTTCGAAGGGCATGGGTCCATCTGGACCTTATGTCTTTAGCTATAATATGTCACATTAAAATTCTGCCCTCAAACCATGCCAAGTTGCAAACTTCATCCTAAGGCGGTAAGGCCTAACATGTCGTTCTTCTAGGGCTGTTGTTCAGTTAAAGCTGGAAAATCGCATTGATATTGTGTTGCACCGTTTAAATCTAGTATCCTATCTATCACTACAAATTACAGCCAGGCATGAATCAGTAAATCCAGCAGTTCCAAGCGGTTAAACCCCATGCGAGAGCAGCCGATCAAGTAAAACCACTGCATAGGCTTATATTGTTTTGGTGAAATGCCACTTCATGTAGCCTGAATAATAACAGTATTTACATCTAATGGTACTTCTAAAGAACATCATTACTGTTAAGAGCTACTGAAGATTTCTAGCAGATATGGTACAAACTAGCAACTTCAATTTCTATTTGTACTTAAATACCTTTAGGGTTCGACATCTTATCTGTTTTAGAAAATTCGAATGTTACAATACCCACTCTGTAACTATCTGAAACATTTTATGAACCGAGCACTGCAGTTATCTTAGGGTCAGCGTCAATGTGCCAAATTAGCAACACCCCTGCTCCTCCGATCCTACCATCTTCAACTCCTAATTCGAGCCTACTCAGCGCTAATTCACCTAGCGACTGCTTCTAAGATGAACACGCAACGAAATATTTCAAAACCCTAAGATCCCAAACAGAAAGCATGCATAACAATCCAAGCGATATGTGGCGATTTGCATATATGATAATGGTAGTATTACCGAAGGATCCGGAGGGTGAGCGCTTAGCCTGGACGATCATGTTGGCGATGAAGTCCGCGGCCTCGCGGGCCTCGGAGAGGGCGCGGACGGCGTCCTCCGATCCCGGGGCGAGGCCGCGGTGATCCTCAAAGCGGCGTCGGATCTCCACGGCCGACTCCGTCAGCATCAGCTGGTCGCCTGAgaacgtccgccgcgccgcccgcaaCACCGCCCGGTACGCCGCcagcccctccgccgccgccgccattttttAGAGACGAAGAGGTGTGTGGCCTCGAGGCGTTGTAGTGGCACAAGAGTCTGCAAGCGCTTTGGCCATCCACGCCGACTAGCGTTTTAACTTAGCCCCCAAAAAAATCACCCTTTGTTTGTCCCTAAAAAATATATTACCCTTTGTTTATCCCTAAAAAAAACTTATGGCTGCGTTTGGGAGCTCATTTTTTTTTTAGTATTTGAAGAATACTATAGTCTTCTTAGAAACCACGGTTTTCAAAACTTTGAGGTGTCTAGCTTCAACAAATAGCCTTGACCACTTTTTTtctaaaatgaagaaaaaaacatgAGGTTTTTAGAaactaagggggtgtttggttcagaagtcctaggactttttctagtcccagggactaatcaaaaaagactctctagtagagtctttttctagtcctgtagaaaaagtccctcccgtttgattcctagggactttttctagtctctgggactaaaaagtccctgaaccaaacaccccctaaagTATTcattgtgaaaggatcgatatagttgactagaggggggggtgaataggcaactaacttttttttagcttttctttatcaaattaaactttaCATCAAAGtaagttgtctagatatgcaactaggtgagcaacctatatgatgcaacaatagcaagcacaagagcaagcaagggatacaacacaatatagcttgcacaagtaaaggtgagagataaccaagagcggagccggtggagacgagggtgtgttaccgaagttccttccctttgagagaaaGTACAtcttcgttggagcggtgtggaggcacaatgctccccaagaagccactagggccaccgtattctcctcacgccctcacacaatgcgagatgccgtgattccactattggtgcccttgaaggcggcaactgaatctttacaaacaaggttggggcaatctccacaacttaattggaggctcccacgacaccacgaagcttcaccacaatgaaatatggctccgaggtgacctcaaccgtctagggtgctcaaacgcccaagagtaacaagatccgcaaaagattagtgggggaatcaaatttctcttgatggaagtgtagatcggggccttctcaaccaatccctagaaaatcaacaagtttgattggctagggagagagatcgggcaaaaatgaagCTTTGACCAATAATGGAGCTTGGAAGGGAAGATGTCAACCCTAGGAAGAAGAAGACCCCCCTCCCCTTTATATAGGGGAGCAAAAATCCAACCGTTTTCTGCCCAGCCCGCAGCTAAGCGGTATTACCGCTCCTAGGCCTAAGACTACACAGAGTGTATCTACGGTAgtgccgctggagcggtactaccgctgacccgagcggtactaccgctttgggtcTTAGTCCTGGAGATGCAGCGGTAGTAGAGGGTGCCAGGGGCGGCAGTACcgtgccaagcggtactaccgtcctaGTGCCACTCTACTACCGCTTGTGGCAAAGTGGGAACAGAACCTTGCACGTAAGAAAACCCCGCAAGCGGTAGTGAGGACGGTAGTACGGGTTGTAGTACTGCCGAAGCAGTACTACCGCCCGACTATCGTGAATTACAAACAAACAACCGAAAGTTGCACGCTCGGGGAAACCCTAAGCGATAGTACGGaagtaccagcggtactaccgtaggcacaggcggtactaccgctagcaaGGTTCTGAAAACACTACAAAAACATAAAAAGGGCTCCGGAGATGGGAAGGAGGCTGTGGGTGCATATAgggacgtgtacgtgttgattccacccatacctttacgaaacggaccccctcttaatagtacggctttcgtacgactcaaatccaccaaaaaagaaacgtagaaaaaccaTCTTCGAAAGGCTCCGAGGGGCGTCGAATCGTCTAGTGCCTAgccatgagatatctgaaatgctcaatgcacacgattagtccgcaaatgcattgtcatcaatcatcaaaacCACTTacggagaaatatgcccttacaatctcccccttttaggtggattgatgacaatacgggatttgcacaaagagaTATATAATgagcatgtaacatcccaaattttcaatttggattgttATAAATAGGTCATTTATGCATATCATGTTTTTATCacatttcgttttgcgatcctcaaaattctaagcaactcaaggacccacggagagagttgggaatttcgttattttaatatctgagttttctcaaattttgaaaagaggatcatttggttttaattatttttctctttaaaatatttcatattaaaatatatgagaggagataacatgaattctccaaaataaaagaaatattggaggaaaaatattaaaatcaaataaataattttatttggattttattgctattttatttgagttaggaaaaaatatgtgtttttcaaaattgcactagtgacccaaataaatgttcactttgtccgcaatattattagaggaccgtgaaaatttattttaggaattttggactccgtttagtatttcttttgttagtttttccgcgtcaggatttatttaaaaaaaagtcaaccgacctaccgggccgtgcccgagccggagTCCTCCGgccggggctttataagccgccagcCCGCGACCCCGAGGCCCAAGCCGCCGCACCCtgcgccctaaccctagccgccgccagccgcgtcgccgccaccgctgctgccgcctcccgcgccgttgccgccgccgtcgccaaagccgccgccgccgcatcggatctcgccgccgccgttgaccccgcCGGTTGACCGGTCGGTTTTTTTCCTGGTTAACCCTGGTTTTTTTGTTTCGCGGTTTATTGTTTTAGATCGGTTCGTTCGGTTTTCCGTTGGTTTATtatatagcggacgttcgtccgtacattcgttttaacgaacgctgttcgtcagttagccgtagacagcgaacgttcgttcgttagcctgttcgtctcgttttattttccagggtttttccgcgattattttcgatcgcgatttctgccctgattttcgttttagtttatcttttcgctcgtttatccaaatcaggtgaaacaagcgcctagatcttcgtctcgaagccctctttctgtttaaccaacttgaccaagattttggtactgtaaaatttgactttagtccagattagtaaacggatcttgtttctttcgtagtttgagtttcgttgctctgtttgatttgattctttttgcaaaccggagttctgcagttgaactttctggttaggtctttttatttgagttttacccgtgcatctttgcttgagtgcttatgtatgctattgtttgtgtgCGATAggattcccggagtgcgaagcgtgctactacgtgtcattaggttttgcggatcgtcggcaaggcaagtaacacattgatcatactctttccatacccagtttttatgcattagttacaatcttcaaacactgcatgattatgatgtgattaacttgtgggtattgggaagtagatgatgaggtagaacctattacatgttttattatcaaacccttgggagttacttctacgttatgcttatattgccatgctatgctcgtagacgtggattgggtttgagtgtatccatgacagatgtgagttgttaaataatggttcaacttaaggtggcaactttaatacacatctgggtggattgttggtttaggGCACCTGGaattataccagtgttgtcctaggagatcccggggttataccgtgtgatcctcctatggtccgccacccaggctcaaagggatcataagatttttcatgctacaaacttccgtgtgcaaccacaagttattatgggctctagcatagttgagtaggttgcatgacctcttccagtggtaggctagcagatgtaggggatgtaggttggtactgtctacccggggttagagttaatgcttctgaaagactgtgtctcggtcatccgtttctcaaacaccatgtagtgcgagaaatccaacggaggagatcgagtcttgtggggaaaagtgcgcaaacctctgcagagtgtacaaactaatcatggttagccgtgtccccggttatggacaacttgagtatctggtacttgaattattggtttgatctcatcactctaaattgaTTTGTTTGGTTGTTAatgtactttttaattgggattgagatgggggtaccattctcaatgtttcaaccaccatgatagttaaataaaatatattcctttgttgtagggaaaaattggcttttcgcaaaaacattataaccatagagcctccaccagccatatatgcatgtagtgatagcatttatctgttcattgctctactatgttatattgccagcatattccatgtgctgacccgttttcgggctgcaacatatcatgttgcagacttttcagacgaggagtaaggtgcgctaggtcgtttgtcgtgcactcagctatgccgttggagttgatggactcactttatcttccaagccttccgctgttatcttatttagatggccttaagccatatttattgtaataagttctcttttgagacattcgatgtaataagtgtgtgattgctactctgttataaatccttcgagtactgtgtgtgtcaatatgaccgatccagggatgacactgaacacagagatttgaccgtctgaggtcggatcgctacaagatggtaccaaagcacacgctgaatgtaggacacgaccattaagatgagccataggtcactcttctctactcatttctgactcctctccattttctactctttaggatggcggactcaaggaacaagtttgcacaaccggatgaagacacacctttcgggagacacttgaaggaagtcactaggtacctgaacatcggaataccaagcttcactgggacctacactgccattttaccagaagaggagcgctggatgattcgagttcaaattccaggaaggacattcacgccagtcacagaacccatagagttttcctttgatgcaccaacctggagtctaggaaagagcatggcagcccacatcgccatgggacgcattggcgaagtttatcacaaggatctcaaggatactatctaccaaatatgtgggcgccgagatgagcaatgggagatagtcagcaccaggagggacatgcCCATTGCAGcgttcatccaggagttaaactagcacattcgtcggcaggagaatcagatgtgcgcaggcataatagacctaaagaaggcaatgaccaggatttcagagctagaagaggaactcaagtctacacgcgatggatatgaggaggaaatgatgatactcgtggggaagaatgacgacctgacaaggaagctaggagtttttatgggagacaccgcgccaggaggagaagacgacgaacctaaggaaatacgttctgaagactacatcatgatcgatgacaccgactccgaccccgatgatagtgatgatgattatgaagacgaagctggagcagatatcatggagtcttccaccgatcaaaatttctagatgaccaccataagattagtagtattccccccatgtatatagtagtagtccgatcacttttgtaacgatagttctagaccgattgtatgcccttgcttgaattgatttggtgtgatatgattgtgtttgactcatgtgcatatgggtagtgctttctcactagacctcatttctattctaatctctcccctctaaacccatcagatgcctccgagacgtgacaccggatttgtcttcccacctgagatccagcagcagaatgccttgatgcagatattagtccagaaccaaggcaacaacaacaacaaccccccgccaccgccaccaccagttgacaacttagcccgttttctgaggttgcagccgccggtgttctccagtagcaccgaaccAATAGTTGTAGATGACTGGCTgcacaggattggaagggagttgaccaccgtaggttgcacagatgcagagaagttgcgttttgccgcacatcagttggatggaccagcagcctcatggtgagagaattacacatccacttttcctatagccaacatcacttgggatcagtttcagcaagcattccgcactgcacatgtctcaactggagctatgaacatgaagaagcgtgagtttcgcaacttacgccagggaaaccgtactgtggctcagtacgtagatgagtttagtaaatTAGCTCACTATGCCtttgatgatgtggccacagatgccgcgaagcaggagaagtttatggaaggactgaacgatgagatgagtatgcagttgatggtggcgacatttaacaactaccaggagttggtagacagggctcttatgattgaagggaagcaacagaagattgagagccgcaaaaggaagtatggacaagggaagtacaattcaggaactcagcagaagcctcgatttaccccgaacacgggaggatatacccacaaccatggaggccacactcacaatggaggaagtacgcATAACCagagtggccccaagaatggaaacgggaatggagcaggcagcaatcagaactgctctaacccagccacacccgccaagaaagatcaaagtcacattacctgtttcaagtgcgggaagactgggcactatgccaatgattgtccGGAGTTGAAGAacgaaaatggcaatggaagcgctgggaagaagcccaaccctttcaacaggggacaagtgaaccacgtgaacgtggaggaggttgaagagcagctgaTGCTGTTatcagtaagtttttggttaagtcatttaccgctcttgttctatttgatactggtgcatcgcattcatacatttcaaggggatttgtggacaagtttaagttacccgccgtagcccttaggacacccttgttagtaagctcaccaggtgcagagtatatggccagccgatggtgcgatcggatacccttaaccattggtagccatgttttcccctcagacctaataattttggagtcacaaggattggatgtgatactgggaatggattggttatcgaagtatggaggaaatattgactgtgctagtaggtcaattctactcaccaccccggagggaaaaaggatcaagtatgtatccaggcatgcgccgaggagaacccaagtaaattctctctcaggagtggttcaggaggaagtgcatgtagtgaaggattacccagatgtatttccagaggagttaccaggcatgccgccagatcgagacattgagtttttgatagagctattgccaggcaccggaccaatatcgaagagaccataccggatgcccgcaaatgatctggaggagattaagaagcagattaaggagttattggagaaaggttacattcgacgaagctcgtcaccatggggagccccaatgctcttggttgagaagatggatggatcattaagaatggttgttgattatcgtgcgttgaatgaagtgacgatcaagaacaagtacccactaccgatgatcaatgatctgtttgactagctgcaaggagctaaagtgttctccaagatcgatctgcgatcaggataccactagctgaagattcgagaacaggatatacctaagacagcttttaccacaaggtacgggttatatgagtacacggttatgtcatttggattgactaatgcccctgcctattttatgagcatgatgaacaaagtattcatggagttcttggataagtttgttgtggtgttcattgatgatattttggtatactcgaagaatgaagcggaacacaaggagcatttgcgtttagttctcgagaagctcagggaacatcagttatatgccaagttcagcaagtgtgagttttggttgaaggaagttggattccttggacatgttatatcaagagagggtatagcagtggatcccaccaaggtttagtctgtcactgagtggttggcacccacctcagttggagagatccgcagttttcttggactcgcgggatactaccggagattcattgagaatttttccaagattgcgaagcctatgacggcattgttgaagaaagataccaagttccattggactgaagaatgtgaagcaagtttccaggagttgaagaaacgtttggttacagcccaagTGCTGAttttgccggatatacgcaaggatttccaagtgtattgcaacgcatctcgcttaggacttggaggaatacttatgcaagacggaagggTTGTTTCATGTGCCT
This DNA window, taken from Triticum aestivum cultivar Chinese Spring chromosome 1D, IWGSC CS RefSeq v2.1, whole genome shotgun sequence, encodes the following:
- the LOC123181778 gene encoding mitochondrial zinc maintenance protein 1, mitochondrial is translated as MAAAAEGLAAYRAVLRAARRTFSGDQLMLTESAVEIRRRFEDHRGLAPGSEDAVRALSEAREAADFIANMIVQAKRSPSGSFVVKPEKAHAGATLEIPSEEILSTLK